Proteins from a genomic interval of Chionomys nivalis chromosome 7, mChiNiv1.1, whole genome shotgun sequence:
- the Aanat gene encoding serotonin N-acetyltransferase, translating into MPMLSTHSLKPVALHMPPGTSEFLGCQRRHTLPASEFRCLTPGDAVSVFEIEREAFISVSGTCPLYLDEIRHFLTLCPELSLGWFEEGRLVAFIIGSLWDEERLTQESLTLHRPGGRTAHLHVLAVHRTFRKQGKGSVLLWRYLHHLGSQPSVRRAVLMCEHPLVAFYEKFGFQVVGPCAVTVGPLTFMELQCSLRCHAFLRRNSGC; encoded by the exons ATGCCCATGCTGAGCACCCACTCCCTGAAACCTGTGGCCCTGCACATGCCACCTGGGACCTCGGAGTTCCTAGGCTGCCAGCGGCGCCACACACTCCCTGCTAGCGAGTTCCGCTGCCTCACTCCGGGGGATGCCGTCAGCGTGTTTGAGATTGAACGGGAAG CCTTTATCTCCGTCTCCGGTACCTGTCCCCTCTACTTGGATGAGATCCGACACTTCCTAACCCTGTGTCCAGAGCTGTCCTTGGGCTGGTTCGAGGAGGGTCGCCTTGTGGCCTTCATCATCGGCTCACTTTGGGACGAGGAGAGACTTACTCAG GAGTCGCTGACACTACACAGGCCTGGAGGCCGCACGGCACACCTGCACGTACTGGCAGTGCACCGTACCTTCCGGAAGCAGGGCAAGGGCTCCGTCCTGCTGTGGCGCTACCTGCACCACCTGGGGAGCCAGCCCTCTGTCCGTCGGGCCGTGCTCATGTGCGAGCACCCACTGGTGGCCTTCTATGAGAAATTTGGCTTCCAGGTTGTGGGCCCATGTGCCGTCACCGTGGGCCCCCTCACCTTCATGGAGCTGCAGTGTTCCTTACGGTGCCATGCCTTTCTGCGCAGAAACAGCGGCTGCTGA
- the Rhbdf2 gene encoding inactive rhomboid protein 2 encodes MASADKDGSNLSSVSGSRLQSRKPPNLSITIPPPEAQAPSERDSMLPERPKNPAYLKSVSLQEPRGRWQDGTEKRPGFRRQASLSQSIRKGTAQWFGVSGDWEGKRQNWQRRSLHHCSVHYGRLKASCQRELELPSQEVPSFQGTESPKPCKMPKIVDPLARGRAFRHPDEVDRPHAPHPPLTPGVLSLTSFTSVRSGYSHLPRRKRISVAHMSFQAAAALLKGRSVLDATGQRCRNVKRSFAYPSFLEEDAVDGADTFDSSFFSKEEMSSMHDDVFESPPLSASNFRGVPHSASPVSPDGVQIPLKEYNSRTPVPGTQRGKRIASKVKHFAFDRKKRHYGLGVVGNWLNRSYRRSISSTVQRQLESFDSHRPYFTYWLTFVHVIVTLLVICTYGIAPVGFAQHVTTQLVLKNRGVYESVKYIQQENFWIGPSSIDLIHLGAKFSPCIRKDQQIEQLVLREREVERASGCCVQNDRSGCIQTQKKDCSETLATFVKWQNDTGPSDSSDQGQKQPSAVVCHQDPRTCEEPASSGAHIWPDDITKWPICTEQAQSNHTGLLHIDCKIKGRPCCIGTKGSCEITTREYCEFMHGYFHEEATLCSQVHCLDKVCGLLPFLNPEVPDQFYRIWLSLFLHAGIVHCLVSVVFQMTILRDLEKLAGWHRISIIFILSGITGNLASAIFLPYRAEVGPAGSQFGLLACLFVELFQSWQLLERPWKAFFNLSAIVLFLFICGLLPWIDNIAHIFGFLSGMLLAFAFLPYITFGTSDKYRKRALILVSLVVFAGLFASLVLWLYIYPINWPWIEYLTCFPFTSRFCEKYELDQVLH; translated from the exons AGACCTAAGAACCCAGCCTACCTGAAGAGTGTCAGCCTCCAGGAACCCCGAGGACGATGGCAGGATGGCACCGAGAAACGCCCCGGCTTCCGCCGTCAGGCCTCCCTGTCCCAGAGCATCCGCAA GGGCACAGCCCAGTGGTTCGGGGTCAGTGGCGACTGGGAAGGCAAGCGACAAAACTGGCAGCGTCGCAGCCTGCACCACTGCAGTGTGCACTATGGCCGGCTCAAGGCCTCGTGCCAGAGAGAACTGGAGCTACCCAGCCAGGAGGTGCCCTCCTTCCAGGGCACTGAGTCTCCAAAACCCTGCAAGATGCCCAAG ATTGTGGATCCCCTGGCCCGGGGTCGGGCCTTCCGCCACCCAGATGAGGTGGACCGGCCTCACGCTCCCCATCCACCTCTGACTCCAGGGGTCCTGTCCCTCACGTCCTTCACCAGTGTCCGCTCTGGCTACTCCCACCTGCCCCGCCGCAAAAGGATATCTGTTGCCCACATGAGCTTTCAGGCAGCCGCCGCCCTCCTCAAG GGGCGCTCGGTGCTGGACGCCACAGGGCAGCGGTGCCGGAACGTCAAACGCAGCTTTGCCTACCccagcttcctggaggaggatgCTGTTGATGGAGCGGACACCTTCGACTCCTCCTTTTTTAGTAAG GAAGAAATGAGTTCCATGCACGATGATGTATTTGAGTCTCCTCCACTCTCTGCTAGTAACTTCCGAGGGGTCCCACACTCCGCTTCCCCAGTCTCTCCTGATGGAGTGCAAATCCCTCT AAAAGAGTACAACAGCCGAACCccggttcctggcacccagcgcGGCAAGCGCATTGCCTCCAAAGTAAAGCACTTTGCGTTTGACCGGAAGAAGCGGCACTACGGCCTGGGTGTTGTGGGAAACTGGCTGAACCGCAGCTACCGCCGCAGCATCAGCAGCACGGTGCAGAGGCAGCTGGAGAGCTTTGACAGCCACCG GCCTTACTTCACCTACTGGCTGACCTTTGTCCACGTCATTGTCACCCTGCTGGTGATCTGCACCTATGGCATTGCACCTGTGGGCTTTGCCCAGCATGTCACCACCCAGCTG GTGCTGAAGAACAGGGGTGTATACGAGAGCGTGAAATACATCCAGCAGGAGAACTTCTGGATTGGCCCCAGCTCG ATTGACCTGATCCACTTAGGAGCAAAGTTCTCACCCTGTATCCGCAAAGACCAGCAAATTGAGCAGCTGGTGCTGAGGGAGCGTGAGGTTGAGCGAGCCTCGGGCTGCTGTGTCCAGAATGACCGCTCGGGTTGTATCCAGACCCAGAAGAAAGACTGCTCG GAGACTTTGGCCACTTTCGTGAAGTGGCAGAACGACACTGGGCCCTCGGATTCGTCTGATCAGGGCCAGAAGCAGCCATCAGCGGTTGTGTGCCACCAAGACCCCAG GACCTGTGAAGAGCCAGCCTCCAGTGGGGCCCACATCTGGCCAGATGATATTACCAAGTGGCCG ATCTGCACAGAGCAGGCCCAGAGCAACCACACGGGATTATTGCACATAGACTGTAAGATCAAAGGCCGCCCCTGCTGCATCGGCACCAAGGGCAG CTGTGAGATCACCACCCGAGAGTACTGTGAATTCATGCATGGCTATTTCCATGAGGAGGCAACACTCTGTTCCCAG GTGCACTGCTTGGACAAGGTGTGCGGGCTGCTGCCTTTCCTCAACCCCGAGGTCCCTGACCAGTTCTACCGGATCTGGCTGTCTCTATTCCTGCACGCGGG CATAGTGCACTGCCTTGTGTCTGTGGTCTTCCAAATGACCATCCTGAGGGACCTAGAGAAGCTGGCCGGTTGGCACCGCATCTCCATCATCTTTATCCTTAGTGGCATCACCGGCAACCTGGCCAGCGCCATCTTCCTCCCCTATCGGGCAGAG GTGGGCCCAGCTGGGTCACAGTTTGGCCTCCTTGCCTGCCTCTTTGTGGAGCTCTTCCAGAGCTGGCAACTGCTGGAGCGACCGTGGAAGGCCTTCTTCAACCTGTCGGCCATTGTGCTTTTCCTCTTCATCTGTGGCCTCCTGCCCTGGATAGACAACATCGCGCACATCTTCGGCTTCCTCAGTGGTATGCTGCTGGCCTTTGCCTTCCTACCGTACATCACCTTCGGCACCAGTGACAAGTACCGCAAGCGGGCACTCATCCTGGTGTCGCTGGTCGTCTTCGCCGGGCTCTTCGCCTCCCTGGTGCTCTGGCTCTACATCTACCCCATCAACTGGCCCTGGATCGAGTACCTCACTTGCTTCCCCTTCACCAGTCGCTTCTGTGAGAAGTATGAGCTGGACCAGGTGCTACACTGA